In Scylla paramamosain isolate STU-SP2022 chromosome 17, ASM3559412v1, whole genome shotgun sequence, one DNA window encodes the following:
- the LOC135108561 gene encoding uncharacterized protein LOC135108561 isoform X1 — MRATLVALAVVWMTLLAGGGRCMSDYVVANEMEVMVGSLERGGPRDELNALFTKARRHCACMELTKEGTTREELCQCIAEIRTCDEKHRPTRHTSENQYSDRLYKWMTCLGEDKLPMYVQCRNIVVHQPLQMMCQAKALHCE, encoded by the exons ATGAGGGCAACACTGGTGGCGCTGGCGGTGGTGTGGATGACGCTGCTGGCGGGAGGCGGCCGCTGCATGAGTGACTACGTGGTTGCCAACGAGATGGAAGTAATGGTAGGCAGCCTTGAAAGAGGAGGACCAAGGGACGAACTGAATGCTTTATTTACCAAAGCCCGGA GACATTGTGCCTGCATGGAGCTCACTAAGGAAGGCACCACGAGGGAGGAGCTGTGTCAGTGTATCGCAGAGATCCGAACATGCGACGAGAAGCACAGACCGACCAGGCACACGT CTGAAAACCAATATTCTGACAGGCTTTACAAGTGGATGACCTGCTTGGGTGAAGACAAACTt CCCATGTACGTCCAGTGCCGGAATATCGTGGTCCATCAGCCTCTGCAGATGATGTGTCAAGCCAAGGCACTGCACTGCGAGTAG
- the LOC135108561 gene encoding uncharacterized protein LOC135108561 isoform X2, with the protein MRATLVALAVVWMTLLAGGGRCMSDYVVANEMEVMVGSLERGGPRDELNALFTKARRHCACMELTKEGTTREELCQCIAEIRTCDEKHRPTRHTSENQYSDRLYKWMTCLGEDKLPIYVQCRNIVVHQPLQMMCQAKALHCE; encoded by the exons ATGAGGGCAACACTGGTGGCGCTGGCGGTGGTGTGGATGACGCTGCTGGCGGGAGGCGGCCGCTGCATGAGTGACTACGTGGTTGCCAACGAGATGGAAGTAATGGTAGGCAGCCTTGAAAGAGGAGGACCAAGGGACGAACTGAATGCTTTATTTACCAAAGCCCGGA GACATTGTGCCTGCATGGAGCTCACTAAGGAAGGCACCACGAGGGAGGAGCTGTGTCAGTGTATCGCAGAGATCCGAACATGCGACGAGAAGCACAGACCGACCAGGCACACGT CTGAAAACCAATATTCTGACAGGCTTTACAAGTGGATGACCTGCTTGGGTGAAGACAAACTt CCCATCTACGTCCAGTGCCGGAATATCGTGGTCCATCAGCCTCTCCAGATGATGTGTCAAGCCAAGGCACTGCACTGCGAGTAG
- the LOC135108561 gene encoding uncharacterized protein LOC135108561 isoform X3, translating to MLYLPKLGDIVPCMEVAKESTTKEELCQCVAEIGTCDENHLPNSHTSENQYSDRFYKWMTCLGEGQTSHLRPVPEYRGPSASPDDVSSQGTALRVERQYR from the exons ATGCTTTATTTACCAAAGCTTGGA GACATTGTGCCCTGCATGGAGGTCGCTAAGGAAAGCACCACCAAGGAGGAGCTGTGTCAGTGTGTCGCAGAGATCGGAACATGCGACGAGAACCACTTACCTAACAGCCACACGT CTGAAAACCAATATTCTGACAGGTTTTACAAGTGGATGACCTGCTTGGGTGAAGGACAGactt CCCATCTACGTCCAGTGCCGGAATATCGTGGTCCATCAGCCTCTCCAGATGATGTGTCAAGCCAAGGCACTGCACTGCGAGTAGAACGACAGTACCGGTGA